In Microbulbifer sp. THAF38, the sequence TTCGATAATTTTTGTTGTTAATTAACCCTCTGGCATTTTGTTGTTTCAGCCGTCTCCGGTGAAAAAGGGATAGGCGAATGTTCTTGTACTGGTGTGAACTTTTCCTAGTTTTCAGCTCTGCCAGAGGTGGGGGGATTGTTTCACCTCGGCAATACTATAAAGTGAGCCAAATAAAGCCAAATAAAGCCTAATAAGCTCAGATTTCTCTAGGCCACCATGCCACGCTAATAATAAAGGAGAAGAAGATGTCAGAAGTGCATACCCGCCCCATACCCGCTGAGTTTGCCGCCAATGCCCTGATTGGCGCAGAAGATTACGAGAGAATGTATCATCAGTCGGTGCAAAACCCGGAGGCCTTCTGGGCGCAACAGGCAAAGGATTTTCTGCAGTGGGAAAAACCCTTTACCCAAGTGCTGGAGGAGGATATGCACCGAGGGCATACGGCCTGGTTTGTCGATGGTCAGCTCAATGTCACGGTGAACTGTATCGATCGACACCTGGCTAGCCGCAGTGATCAAACAGCTATCTTATGGGAGGGGGACGACCCGGCGGATAGTGTGGCAATCACCTACCGCACCCTGTATGACAATGTATGTCGCCTGGGAAACCTGCTGAAATCCCGCGGGGTTAAAAAAGGGGATCGGGTTTGTATTTATATGCCTATGATTCCCGAGGCGGCCTACGCCATGCTGGCCTGCGCTCGCATTGGCGCGGTGCACTCGGTGGTGTTTGGCGGCTTCTCTCCGAGCTCACTGAAGGATCGCATACTCGATTCCGATTGCCGCCTGGTGATCACTGCCGATGAGGCAATTCGCGGTGGCAAGCACATCCCTCTCAAAGCCAATGTGGACAAGGCCTTGTCCGAGTGTCCCAACGTACACACGGCCATTGTGGTGAAACATATCGGTGCCCCGGTGGACTGGGATAGTAAGCGCGATATCTGGTATGCGGATTCCATTGCGGAAATGGATGGCGAATGTGAGCCGGAAATCGTCAACGCCGAGGACCCACTATTTATCCTCTATACCTCCGGTTCCACCGGCAAGCCCAAGGGTGTACTGCATACCACAGCAGGCTACCTGCTCATGGCCACCATGACCTTCAAGTATGTGTTCGATTACCGCGAGGGCGAGGTTTTCTGGTGTACCGCCGATGTCGGTTGGGTTACCGGACACAGTTATATCGTTTACGGCCCCCTGGCCGCAGGGGCTACCACGCTGATGTTTGAAGGTGTGCCGACTTATCCCGATGCCTCGCGTTTCTGGCAGGTTGTGGATAAACACCAGGTCAACAGCTTCTACACCGCACCCACGGCAATCCGCGCGTTAATGGGAGCCGGAGATGAGTTTGTCACAGGTACTGAGCGCAGCTCCCTGCGACTGTTGGGAACAGTGGGTGAGCCGATTAACCCGGAAGCCTGGGAGTGGTATTACAAGGTGGTTGGCGAGGAGCGCTGCCCGATCGTGGATACCTGGTGGCAGACAGAAACCGGCGCCCACATGATTACCCCGTTGCCCGGTGCAATGGCACTTAAACCGGGTTCCGCAACAAAACCCTTCTTTGGTGTGCAGCCGGTATTACTGGATAGTGATGGCAAAGAAATTGAGGGGCCGGGAGAAGGCTCGCTTGCGATTAAGCGGAGCTGGCCGTCGATGATTCGCGGAGTTTACGGTGACCAGCAGCGCATGATTGATACCTATTTCTCCACCTATCCCGGTTATTACTTTACTGGCGATGGTGCGCGTAGGGATGCTGATGGTTATTACTGGATTACCGGACGTATCGACGATGTACTGAATGTTTCTGGCCATCGCCTCGGCACCGCGGAGATTGAAAGCGCCCTGGTGTCGCACCCGGATACCGCGGAAGCTGCTGTGGTGGGTTATCCCCACGACATTAAGGGGCAGGGCATCTATGCGTTTGTCACTCTCAAAACAGGGCGCGAGCCCAGTGACACATTGCGGCAGGAGTTGATTGGACTCTGCGCCAACGAGATAGGACCTATCGCCAAACCCGATGTGATTCAGTGGGCGCCGGGCCTGCCTAAAACTCGCTCCGGAAAAATCATGCGGCGTATCCTGCGCAAGATAGCTTGTAACGATTTGGACAACCTCGGGGATACTTCCACTTTAGCGGACCCTGCGGTGGTTGACGACCTGCTGGCACATCGCGAAAATCGCTGACCTGAATTTAGCGCAGTAACTTTTTCCTCGATCGTGTGATTATCGAGGCCATAGAGAAGCCGGGCATTGCCCGGCTTTTTTACTGCTATTTGAATCTCAGCGTTGTTATTTCAGGTAAATAAACTGACTCAAGGAGAATGAGCTTGGAGCAGGTAAAGTATCTTTGTGAGCACTATCGCTTCGCCGCTGACCAGCGTCTCAAAGTGTTTAATTTCTTTGTGATTCTGACCATGTTTGTGGAGGGGGGAATTTTTACCGCGGTAGAGAAAAATTTTCACCCGCTGATACTGGCTTTGCTCGGCGGTTTTGTAATGATTCTGGTAACCGTTTTTTGGCTGATGGATATACGTAGCCGGGAGCTGCTCAGATTGGCGGTGCCTGCCCTGCAAAACCTGGAGCAGGAATTTCCCGAAGAGGCCCGCATTTTTTCCAACGATGCTATCCGCCGTGGAGAAATAGCACGTTACACTTTTGCCTACCGTGTACTGTTGATCGGCCAGCTAGCCTTTGGTTTTGGTGTGGCGACTTATGGATTGTATCACTGGTATATAGGCCCCTAACCGCGTAGCTTCTCGAATGGCAGCCCGGCAACAGGCTTTGCAGGGCTGTCATTCCCTCTAACTTTCTTTGTGTCTCCTCGCGCAGTAAATCCCGTCACGATTCTTCCTCTATCAAGGCCGAACGCTCTCCCCTGAGCTATCTTGCAAGTTGGCGGTGAAGCCACCAAGAGAGAGGAAAGACTTGCCCATGTTGGATCACATCAGAATACCGGTAGGGGATTTTGCCCGCTCCCGTGAATTTTATCGCCAAGCCCTGGCGTGTCTCGGATATGAACTGGTGATGGAGTTTGATCATTCGGCAGGATTTGGCTGGGCGGACAAGCCGGAGTTCTGGATTAGCGATGACGGTCCAAGCAATGCCCAGCTGCATATCGCCTTTCGCGCGGAAGAGCGTGAGGTGGTGAGAGATTTCTATCGAGCCGCGCTGGCGGCGGGCGGTACCGATAATGGCGTACCGGATATTTATGAAGAGTATCACCCAGATTACTACGCCGCCTATGTACTGGACCCCGATGGCAATAATCTAGAGGTGGTCTGTCACTTACCGGGTGATTTACAAGAATAATTCAATCCGCCGGCCCGCAGATAAATGTGAGAGAACACTATGGATGATATTGCCCGCGCTAAGTACCTACCTATTGCTCTGGTTGCTGTCGGCTTGATATTTATTTTTGCGATCTACCCGATGATGATGTGGGTGTGGCCTTCAGGTTGGGGCTGGTCACCACGTCAGCCTGAATATGAACAAATGATTATGGGGATCTACGCCACTTTGGGAGTCTTCCTGATTCGTGCGGCAAAAAATCCCGTGGCAAATGCCAGCTTAATTTGGTTTACCGTTTGGTCCAGCCTGGTGCATGCCACCATTATGCTGTTACAGGCACTTTATGATCACACCGAAAGAGCCAATTTGATGGGGGATATTCCAGCCCTTTATTTTGTGGCGCTATTGCTTTGGTATCTGATGCCAAAACATCAATTCAAAAAAAATGATAACGCCTGAGTATGAATGTCACTACTGGTGAAACTCATTAATCCGAACGATCATTAATCCCGACTATAACAGCGATAATAAGGTCTAATTTCCCGCTGATTACACACGTCTATAAGCTCTGCCCCTGTAATAGAAACAGTTGTAGGGGCGAACTTGCCGATGAAATATCTTCCTTTATTTGCATTAACTATTGGCCTGATAGGCGGCGCCAATGCCGAGACATTGACTCGCGATAATGGTGCACCGGTGGGCGATAATCAAAACGCGCAAACTGCAGGGGAAAATGGTGGGAATCTTCTGCAGGATGTGCATTTGATTCAGAAATTGCAGCGCTTCGCCCGTGAACGTATTCCCGAGCGGGTAGTGCATGCGCGCGGTACCGGTGTTCACGGCGAATTTATAGCCACTGAAGATATCAGTGATCTGACCCGTGCGGCGGTATTTGAGCCGGGCAGTAAGACGCCGGTCTTCGTGCGCTTTTCAACCGTAATTCACTCTAAGGGCTCGCCAGAAACTCTGCGCGACCCCCGTGGTTTTGCCACCAAATTTTATACTGATGAGGGCAATTGGGACCTGGTGGGCAACAACCTGCCGGTATTTTTTATTCGTGATGCCATTAAATTTCCGGATATGGTGCATTCCCTGAAACCCTCTCCGGTAACCAATCAACAGGACCCGAATCGCTTCTTCGATTTCTTTAGCCATGTCCCGGAAGCGACCCATATGCTGAGCTGGGTTTACTCCGATTACGGTACCCCGGCGAATCTGCGTCAGATGGATGGTTGGGGAGTGCACGCCTACAAGTTGATCAACGATAAGGGCGAAGTGCACTACGTGAAATTCCATTGGAAAACGCGTCAGGGTATTAAAAACCTGACTGCGGAGGAAGCGGCGAAAATCCAGTCGAAAGATTTCAGCCATGCGACGCGAGATATGTACGCGGCCATTGAGAAAGGCGATTACCCCCAGTGGGATTTATATATCAAGGCACTGAAACCTTCTCAGCTGGATGGCTTTAATTACAACCCACTCGACGCGACTAAAATGTGGCTGGATGTGGAGGAAACCAAAATTGGCACCATGACGCTCAACCGTGTGCCCACTAATTTCTTCCAGGAAACTGAGCAGTCCGCATTTGCTCCAGCCAATATTGTGCCCGGCATTGAACCGTCTGAAGACCGTCTGCTGCAGGGCCGTGTTTTCTCCTACTCCGATACGCAAATGTATCGCCTGGGTGCGAATCACCAGCAGCTGCCGATCAATCGCCCCCGCGCAGTAGTGAATAACTGGAACCAAGATGGAGCCGCTAATTACGGCCAGCAGACTTCCGATGTGAACTATCAGCCGAGCCGTATCGATGCGCGCAGCGAAGATCCCAAAGGTCTGTACAGCAGTAAGCCGCTCACTGGCAGTACCCAGCAAAAGGCGATTGAGAAGAAGCTGCCGTTTGCACAGGCCGGTGTTTTCTACCGCAGCTTGAGTTCGGAAGAGCGTCAGAACCTGATCGAAAACCTAGCCGGTGACTTGGGTAAGGTGCGCGATGACAACACCAAGCACATTATGCTGAGCTACTTCTACCAGGCCGATAAAGACTATGGCCAGCGCCTGACCAAAGCGGTTGGTGGCAACCTGAGGCGAGTGAAAAAACTGGCCCAGTAATATTGAACTGTAGGTGGAGGTGGGCGGCAGCTGCCGTCCACCCAACTGAATAATAGGTGAACTCATGAGATCAATGCTGTTTGCAATCGTCCTTCTCGCCCAAGGGCTCACCCTGATGGCTCAGGCTGGGGAACCGGAAAAAAACGACTCTGACTTTACCGAACTCTCCCAGTATTTTTTTGCCGCGGCCAGGGTGGGAGATACCGAGGTATTACGAGAATTTTCGCAGGCGGGTTTTCCCTTGGATATCCACAACCCAAAAGGTTATACGGCGCTGATGATTGCCACTTATCACGGCAATACGGAGGCGGTGAATTACCTGTTGCAAAAGGGGGCCAATGCTTGCGCCCAGGATCGCCGTGGCAACACCGCGTTGATGGCGGCTATTTTCCGCGGTGAATTTGCTCTGGCAAGGACCCTGTTAAAATCGGATTGTGACACGCAACAGGTCAATAAAGCCGGCCACACGGCGGAGGATTTCGCCAGGGTATTTGGCCGCGACCAGGTGGTTCAGCTCTTACAGCAACAGCGCTCAAGTGGCGGCTAATCCTTTCGACAGAGTAGTTGGCTCTGGTTAGAGCCAACTACTCTCCTTTTCTCTCCTGCTGTTTTTGCCGTCGCCGCTGCACCCGTAGTCTTATTCTGTGTTTGTCCCGGCCCCTGCGAGCGCGTTAGCATAGCCAACAGATATTCAGTTGGTACCCGCTATGACCCAGAACCATCATCCCTATGAAGCCCTCACGCCGGACGTGGTGATTGACTGTGTCGAGAGCACCGGGCTTATTTCTGATGCGCGTATTTTCCCTTTAAACAGCTATGAAAACCGGGTCTACCAGGTGGGTATTGAGGGCGCCGAGCCGCTGATTGCCAAGTTTTACCGACCCGGTCGCTGGACTGATGAACAAATTCTGGAGGAGCACCGCTTCACCCTGGAACTGGCCGAGGCGGAGATTCCAGTGGTGGCACCGCTGGTGTTCGATGAACGGACCCTGATGGAATCAGCGGGCTTTCGCTTTGCCCTGTTTCCCCGCCGCGGTGGTCGCCAGTTGGAGCTGGATAATTTTGATCACCTGGAACAGGTGGGCACTATGCTCGGGCGCATCCACGCTGTAGGTGGCGCCAAGCCCTTTCTCCATCGCCCGACCCTGACGCTGCAGCACTTCGCGATCGACAGTCGCGAATTTATTCTCGACGGTGATTTTTTACCGAGGGAAAACCGCGAGGCCTATGCCTCGGTCACCGGGCATATCATTGAGCAGATTGCGCCGCTGTTTGAGCGGGATTGGGAGCTGCTGCGCCTGCACGGTGATTGTCACAGTGGCAACTTCCTCTGGCGTGATGAGACGCCCTGGTTTGTGGATCTGGACGACTGTCTAATGGGGCCGGCCATTCAGGATATCTGGATGCTGATCTCCGGTAATCGCGCCGAGCAAACCGCCTACCTGGATGCGGTGATCGAAGGCTACGAAACCTTCTATAGTTTTGATCCCCAGCAGTTGCAGCTGGTGGAGCCATTGCGCTGTTTACGCCAGATGCATCACGCCGCCTGGCTGGCGCGCCGCTGGCAGGACCCGGCTTTTCCCCAGGCATTCCCCTGGTTTAATACCCCCCGCTATTGGGCGGAACATATACTGGCATTGCGCGAGCAGCAATCGGCACTATTGGAGCCACCTCTGACACTGGGAGCGGTTTGAAATGGAAAAATCCATCCTGAATGCCTCAAGCACCGAGGCAAATTCGGATTTATTGTGGGAGAGAATCCGCATCGAAGTGGCGCAGCAGGTCGAGCGCGAGCCGATTCTGGCCAGCTTCCTGCACGCCACTATTCTCAACCACAGTTCGCTGGAGGCGGCGCTCAGTTTTCATCTGGCCAATAAGCTGGACAACGCGGTGGCACCGGCACTGCTCATTCGCGAGGTAATCGATGAAGCATTGGCTGCGGACCCCAGCATCGGCCACGCTGCGCGCGCGGATCTGAATGCCACTTACCTGCGCGATTCCGCCTGCAACTCCATGCATGAGCCCTTCCTGTATTTCAAAGGGTTTCACGCCCTGCAGGTGCACCGGGTGGCGCACTGGTTGTGGCAGCAACAGCGCCGCTCGTTGGCCATGTTTTTACAGCACCGGGTCTCGGTAGTCTTCAGTGTGGATATTCACCCCGCGGCAAAAGTGGGGGAGGGCATTTTGCTGGATCACGCCACCGGCATTGTGATTGGTGAGACCGCGGTGGTGGAGGACAATGTTTCCATTATGCAGTCGGTAACCCTGGGGGGAACCGGTAAGGAGAGTGGCGACCGCCACCCCAAGATTCGCTGTGGGGTTTTGATCGGTGCCGGCAGCAAGGTGTTGGGTAATATCGAAGTGGGCGAGTGCGCTCAAGTGGCCTCCGGCAGTGTGGTGTTAAAGCCGGTGCCGGCAAAGACCCTGGTGGCCGGCGTACCGGCCAAAGTGGTGGGACCGGCGACCTGCGCCCAGCCGGCAATGTCTATGGATCAATGCGCGCTTTCGCAAGTGGAAAAGTAGTGACCGCGACCCCGCCGTGTGCGGGGTTTTTCGTTCTTTAGGGAGTTGGATAAACGGAACTATCCTTGTACCCATGAAATACAGTCTCAGCGCCAAAAACCTTGTCTGTCGCAATCTAGAGGCTCACGCCAGTTATTGCGCGGGCCTGCTCAACCCCAATCACACCAAAGAGATCACTGGCATTGTGCGCAGTGATACCGGCCTTTTGTCGGGCCGCCTCAACCAGGCGGTTTCCAATACGGTGATGCCGCCGCGCATACTGCAGCGCTTCGCGCTGGATTATTTCGCCGAGCGCCACAGCCCTTTTACTCTGTGGCACAGTGCCTCCAAGCCCCTCGATGACGAGGCACTGGCGCAGCTGGGCTTGCAGCGTAAGCAGTCATTGGTGGCTATGGCCGCAGAAATAGAGCGCCTGGCAGTGCAGGGTGCCGCGCAGACTGTGGATGATCTGGTGGTGTCTACGGTCAATAAAGAGGCGCTGTCCGATTATGCCAAAGTGCAGGCAGCGGAGTGCGGCAGTGCCTTGGAGGCTGCGGAGTTGCAAAAGTTTTATATGGCATTGGCGGAGATTCCCGAGCAACGGCGTGCACGGCTCAGGTTTTTTTTGGCGCGTCTAAAGGGTACCCCGGTGGCGGCGGGTTGCCTGTTTGCCTCCGCCGATGCCCTGGGCCTCTACGATCTGGTGACTCTGCAGGAGTACCGGGGGCGTGGAATTGGCCGGGCACTATTTCACCACCTGCTGGAGCAGGCCCAGGCCAGCCATCACCGCAGCCTGGTGGCACTGGTGCCGGCGGAGCGCCAGCAGTTGCCACTGGATTGTGGCTTCTTTGCAGTGGGTGAGGTGGCGCGCTATGTCTACACGCCTTGAGCGGGGCTGACTTACAAATTGCCCCAACGATTCAGGAATCAAGCGCGCTCAATAGGAAAGGCGATCACCTCTTCAATCGTTTTATAGCCTCCGGCCAACATCAATAAACGATCTATTCCCAGTGCCACACCGGCGCACTCCGGCATACCCATCCGAAGTGCCTCCACCAATCGCTCCTCATAGGGATAGAGGTTGAGGCCGTGTTTTTGGCGGTAGGTGTGATCTGCCTGGAAGCGGCGCAGCTGCTCCGCGCTATCGGTCAGTTCCCAATAACCGTTGGCCAGCTCCAGTCCGCCTACATAGGCTTCGAAGCGTCGTGCCACCGGAGTACCGCTGTCGTCGGGCAGTACCTTGGCGAGCGCCGCCTGGTCCGCGGGAAAATCGTACAGCAGCGTAATCCCTTCACCCATGGTGGGTTCCAAGCGGTGGCTCATCAATAAGTCCAAACACTCGCTGCGATCAGCGGGGCTAAAAGCCAGGTCTATCTCTTTTTCGACACAACGAAGTAAGTCACTGTCGCTGGCGCTGTGAGGATCGAGCTGTAATTCGCGCTGGAACAAATCCCTATAGCTGAGTGACTGCACCTGCTGGATCTTCAGTATTCCGCTGAGTAGGTCAGCCACCTCTTTCATCAGGCGGCGATCATCCCAGCTGCAGCGGTACCACTCCAGCATGGTGAATTCCGGGTTGTGGCGGCTACCCGCTTCGCCCTGGCGGAATGCCTTACCCAGGTAGTAGCAGTCACCGAGACCCGCGGCTAACAGGCGCTTGAGACCAAACTCCGGGCTGGTGGCCAGGTAGGCGCTGTCACCGCCGCACTGTACAGGGATAGATTCGATATGCGGGTCGCTAGTGGCGCGGCGGGAAAGCACCGGCACTTCGGTTTCCAACACCTGGCGCTGGGTGAAGAACTGGCGGATTTCAGCCAGTAAAGCGGCGCGATGGCGCAGGGCTTCAATGGTGGCGCTAGGGCGCCAGAGATCAGTGGTCATGGGATGGGCTCAGGCTGTGGGCGGCCGGCGGCCGCCCACTTGAGGAGGGTAATCAGTCTTCTTTGGCGCGGCCCAGGTATTCACCGGTGCGGGTGTCGACCTTGATGGTCTCGCCGATTTCCAGGAACAGGGGCACTTTTACTACGGCGCCGGTCACTAGGGTGGCGGGCTTGGTGCCGCCCTGGGCGGTGTCGCCACGCAGACCCGGGTCTGTGTCAGTGATTTCCAGGATCACATGGTTGGGCGGGGTAACTGCCAGAGGAGAACCGTTATACAGAGTTACGGTGCAGAGGTCTTGTTCTTTCAGCCACTTGGCGGCATCGCCGACCGCATCGGTACTGGCCTGGTGCTGCTCGAAAGTTTCAGGCTCCATAAAGTGGAAGAACTCACCGTCGTTGTAGAGATATTCCATCTCGCGGTCCATCACGTCTGCGCCTTCCAGGCTTTCGCCGGAGCGGAAGGTACGCTCCCATACGCGGCCGGTTTTCAGGTTGCGCAGTTTGACTCGGTTGAACGCCTGGCCCTTGCCAGGTTTGACGAACTCGTTTTCCACGATAGAGCAGGGATCGCCGTCGAGCATTACCTTGAGGCCGCCCTTGAATTCGTTGGTAGAGTAATTAGCCATAGCAATTAGAGCCCTTATAAGTCATGTATCTCTATGATATTTAACGAGTTTTTCCCGCGCATACAACCGGCCTTGGCCCGGCTCAACCCAGGGAATCCCGTGCGCTTCCGCTAAAACTGGTAGCTGCAAACGACTCGTTTGGCCGCGGCGCAGAGACTTTACCGGCGACCCTGAAATGTTGGGGCGGGATTATACAGGAGGGCGGCGCCCTGAACGACTCCACGCGGGTATTTGTACCGCTGTAACGAGCGGTTGCGAAGGGCCTGGCTGGGGCTGGGTGCGGTCAAGCAGCAGTTCGCGGGCATCGGGCCCGCGAACTGATAAAAGTGGCGGTGACTGTGTCTCAGCCCAGGGGGTTATCGATGGTGTTATCGATATCCCGCAGCAGACGCCTGGCGTAGTAGGCAAAGGTGGCCTGGCTGCGCTTTTCCTGCAAGATCCAGTCGTGGGCCTCGCGGCCGAGTTCCGGTTTGATGTCCTGAATGGTGCCGGAGGATTCCGCCAGCATTTGCAAATGCGCGGCGCGCTCGCATTGCAGGGCCATGGAGCAGGCCTCTTCTACGGAACGGCAGGCGATGATCAGGCCGTGATGGGCGAGCAGAATCGCGCGCTTGTCACCGATCGCCTCGGCAATGAGTTCGCCCTCATTGTTGCCCACTGGTACACCGGGCCATTCCTTGAGGAAGGCGATATCGTCGTACAACATGCAGGCGTCCATATGGGAAATCTTCAGCGGGCGCTCCAGCATGGACAGGGCGGAAATATGAATTGGGTGAGAATGCACGATGCATTTTACATCCGGGCGTGCGCGGTAAATCCAGGTGTGAAAGCGGTTGGCCGGGTTGGCCATACCCTCTCCGGATATGACTTCCAGATCTTCGTTAACTTCCAGCAGGTTGGACGCGGTAATTTCATCAAACCCCAGCCCCAGGCGCTGGGTGTAATAATTTCCGGGTGTTTCCGCGCGGGCGGTAATTTGCCCGGCCAGACCGGAATCGTGTCCGTGGGCAAAAAGAATGCGGCAGGTCAGTGCGAGTTTTTCCCGTAGAGACCAGTCGGGCACACCCAGGTGCTCTTTCATGGATTCGCTGGCGCGCTCAATCAGCTCGCCTTTGTTCATTGATAGTGTTTCAGCCATATTTGACTCCATGACTTACGAAAGGAAGTTTCAGCAGTTGACGCCGATAGGCAGAACTCCCGCATGAAATTCCCATTCCATTGTTTTAATTATTCGCGGCAACAAACGCAGCTACTTCACTGTTGCGTTCACGTCCCTGTGTTGTGCCCAGCCACAATAATAAATGACTGGGCACACACGGCTTAGGCGGAAACCGCTTGGGGCTGGCTCTGGCTCGAGGTGCGGTAGGCAGTTTCGATGGAGTCGAAGAACTGTTGGCGGGCTTGCACCAGACGGCGCCCCGCGTCGAGCATTACGTCGAGTTGGGAGGCATCTTTGCTGCCGATCTCAACCATAATATCGCGGATGGTTTCCGCGTGGCCGTCATCGCATTCGATGTGCAGCAGGAAGAAAGTTAATTGCTCGTCGGCCACACCGCAGGCGCGGAAGCCGGCTACGATATCGCTGTAGAGGTCCGGCACCAATGCTTCTGCGCCCAGGCAGAGTGCGCCCAGGCCAGAGCTGGCACGCAGGTCGCGGCAGTGCTGGAACATGGTGTCGATCAGGTGCTGGGTGCCGGGCAGAATTTCTGCATTTTCCAGGCTCAGACCAAAATGCTCGAGAGTCTCGCGGTAAATCTCGGCGTGGGGTTTGGGGCTGTCGGGTTCCAGACCCAGTTCTTCCATCAGGTTTTCAGCCAACTCATGCACTTCTTTATTGCTGGGGAGGTTGGCCATCATCGCACAGAGGTAACGCACGAAGTAGCTGCTGTAGATTCCCTGTTGCACCAGGAAAATTTTCAGCTCTTCCATGGTTATGGAGCCATCGCGGCAGCGCTTGAGGAACGGATGAGCGCGGGTCTGCTCAATCAATAAATCTTTATTGGCCTCAAGTAATTCGAGCTGCATTTCCATCGAATTTTTCCTTTTTTGTAATTCCATTTTTATTGGACGGGGGAGATGCCCGGACTTATTTTTTTATTGAAATTCGAGTGCACTGATTTCAAGAAAGACAAGGTTGTTATCGCTTTGTCTTTGGCTAAATTAACACCCTATTAACCCTGTTGTGAATGGGGGAATTGTGAAGATTTTCCTAAGGAAATTTGTACGGCCAGTAATATTTTTACCTTGACGGTTAAATTTTTATTATTGTTATTTTTATAATTTTGGAGTGAGCTTTTACTTATGGGCAAGTCGGAGTTACCACTTCGCTTTCAAGTCAAGCGGTGCGCCTTTTCGAATAAGTAAAGAGTTATTTTTATTGATTTGTGGGTTATGGGGTACTCGCTCAATCATCGAATTTTTTTCATTGTTTATGTGACAAAGTTGAATAATTGCCGAGTAGAAAATCCCTGACTGAAATCCCCTTTTGCACACCCAGACATTGCAAGGCAGGTCTAGGTCCCGGTTGCAACCGATATTAGTTGGCTTATAAACCATTCTGACTGTGTGGTTTTATTGGTTCTAACCCGGGATCAGTGCTCCGTGGTTTTCTTCTTTCAGGAGGCCGCTATCAGCCCGGGTGGACCGATTACCCGGAGTGTCTGTGCCTGGGTCTGCTTCTGGTACAATTGCTACTTCTCTAGTGTTGCTCCCCTCTGTGCGAATTCCTATGGCGAAATCCCCAGCCGTCGACAGCGAATTGATCGACATCCACGAAGCCCGCCGTTGGCAGGATGAACTCTCTGACCTGGTCACAGCCCCTGAAGAGTTGATCGAATTACTGCAGCTCGATCCTGAGCAATTGCCCTGGGCGCAACAGGCCAGCGACAAGTTCGCCCTGCGAGTACCGCGTCCGTTTATCCGTCGCATGCGTCTAGCCGATCCGAATGATCCACTCCTGTTGCAGGTATTGCCCGGAGCTGCAGAGCTGGAAGTGGTTGCGGGCTTTAGTGCCGATCCATTGCAGGAAGC encodes:
- a CDS encoding catalase: MKYLPLFALTIGLIGGANAETLTRDNGAPVGDNQNAQTAGENGGNLLQDVHLIQKLQRFARERIPERVVHARGTGVHGEFIATEDISDLTRAAVFEPGSKTPVFVRFSTVIHSKGSPETLRDPRGFATKFYTDEGNWDLVGNNLPVFFIRDAIKFPDMVHSLKPSPVTNQQDPNRFFDFFSHVPEATHMLSWVYSDYGTPANLRQMDGWGVHAYKLINDKGEVHYVKFHWKTRQGIKNLTAEEAAKIQSKDFSHATRDMYAAIEKGDYPQWDLYIKALKPSQLDGFNYNPLDATKMWLDVEETKIGTMTLNRVPTNFFQETEQSAFAPANIVPGIEPSEDRLLQGRVFSYSDTQMYRLGANHQQLPINRPRAVVNNWNQDGAANYGQQTSDVNYQPSRIDARSEDPKGLYSSKPLTGSTQQKAIEKKLPFAQAGVFYRSLSSEERQNLIENLAGDLGKVRDDNTKHIMLSYFYQADKDYGQRLTKAVGGNLRRVKKLAQ
- a CDS encoding DUF6632 domain-containing protein — encoded protein: MDDIARAKYLPIALVAVGLIFIFAIYPMMMWVWPSGWGWSPRQPEYEQMIMGIYATLGVFLIRAAKNPVANASLIWFTVWSSLVHATIMLLQALYDHTERANLMGDIPALYFVALLLWYLMPKHQFKKNDNA
- the cysE gene encoding serine O-acetyltransferase, which produces MEKSILNASSTEANSDLLWERIRIEVAQQVEREPILASFLHATILNHSSLEAALSFHLANKLDNAVAPALLIREVIDEALAADPSIGHAARADLNATYLRDSACNSMHEPFLYFKGFHALQVHRVAHWLWQQQRRSLAMFLQHRVSVVFSVDIHPAAKVGEGILLDHATGIVIGETAVVEDNVSIMQSVTLGGTGKESGDRHPKIRCGVLIGAGSKVLGNIEVGECAQVASGSVVLKPVPAKTLVAGVPAKVVGPATCAQPAMSMDQCALSQVEK
- a CDS encoding ankyrin repeat domain-containing protein → MRSMLFAIVLLAQGLTLMAQAGEPEKNDSDFTELSQYFFAAARVGDTEVLREFSQAGFPLDIHNPKGYTALMIATYHGNTEAVNYLLQKGANACAQDRRGNTALMAAIFRGEFALARTLLKSDCDTQQVNKAGHTAEDFARVFGRDQVVQLLQQQRSSGG
- a CDS encoding serine/threonine protein kinase, translated to MTQNHHPYEALTPDVVIDCVESTGLISDARIFPLNSYENRVYQVGIEGAEPLIAKFYRPGRWTDEQILEEHRFTLELAEAEIPVVAPLVFDERTLMESAGFRFALFPRRGGRQLELDNFDHLEQVGTMLGRIHAVGGAKPFLHRPTLTLQHFAIDSREFILDGDFLPRENREAYASVTGHIIEQIAPLFERDWELLRLHGDCHSGNFLWRDETPWFVDLDDCLMGPAIQDIWMLISGNRAEQTAYLDAVIEGYETFYSFDPQQLQLVEPLRCLRQMHHAAWLARRWQDPAFPQAFPWFNTPRYWAEHILALREQQSALLEPPLTLGAV
- the acs gene encoding acetate--CoA ligase, whose product is MSEVHTRPIPAEFAANALIGAEDYERMYHQSVQNPEAFWAQQAKDFLQWEKPFTQVLEEDMHRGHTAWFVDGQLNVTVNCIDRHLASRSDQTAILWEGDDPADSVAITYRTLYDNVCRLGNLLKSRGVKKGDRVCIYMPMIPEAAYAMLACARIGAVHSVVFGGFSPSSLKDRILDSDCRLVITADEAIRGGKHIPLKANVDKALSECPNVHTAIVVKHIGAPVDWDSKRDIWYADSIAEMDGECEPEIVNAEDPLFILYTSGSTGKPKGVLHTTAGYLLMATMTFKYVFDYREGEVFWCTADVGWVTGHSYIVYGPLAAGATTLMFEGVPTYPDASRFWQVVDKHQVNSFYTAPTAIRALMGAGDEFVTGTERSSLRLLGTVGEPINPEAWEWYYKVVGEERCPIVDTWWQTETGAHMITPLPGAMALKPGSATKPFFGVQPVLLDSDGKEIEGPGEGSLAIKRSWPSMIRGVYGDQQRMIDTYFSTYPGYYFTGDGARRDADGYYWITGRIDDVLNVSGHRLGTAEIESALVSHPDTAEAAVVGYPHDIKGQGIYAFVTLKTGREPSDTLRQELIGLCANEIGPIAKPDVIQWAPGLPKTRSGKIMRRILRKIACNDLDNLGDTSTLADPAVVDDLLAHRENR
- a CDS encoding VOC family protein, whose product is MLDHIRIPVGDFARSREFYRQALACLGYELVMEFDHSAGFGWADKPEFWISDDGPSNAQLHIAFRAEEREVVRDFYRAALAAGGTDNGVPDIYEEYHPDYYAAYVLDPDGNNLEVVCHLPGDLQE